The stretch of DNA AAGTGACAATGATAGTAATGTAAGAAATTTCTCATGAGATGCAGTATAAAGACAGCACGAAGTTATTGTTGAGATGGCAATATGTACTAGAATCATCCTTATTATTGCTATCATTATGTATATAGCCAGACCCAAAATGTTCATTCCTCACTCAACAATAGTAGTTGTAGACTTTACGCAATGTCAGCCGAAGGGACATATCATACACGTAGTACATACACAACACTCAGATGGACAAAGATACAAATGGCACAAAGAAAATCAAAGGCGAGATCTCCCAAAGTAAGCAGGAGTACTGATGCAGCACTCCATGGAGTAGTGGCTAGCTGCTTCACTGTTGCGGATGAAGCAGCTTAATTAAAATGAGGCTCGTGGTTCTTAGGCCCCGCCGGTCTACTCGCTGCTTGGGGGCTTGTAGGCGAGGAACATGACGCACTGCACCTGCCTGACGTTGTCGAATCCGAGGATGCGGATGTAGTGGTCGGGGTAGGCCTTCTTGGCCTCCTCAAGCTCGGCGTACACCTGGGTGGCGTCGGTGCAGCCGAACATGGGCAGCTTCCACATGGTCCAGTAGCGGCCATCGTAGTACCCGGGAGAAGTGGCGTTCTCACGGAAGACGAAGCCGACCTTGCTGAACTCGAGGCAGGGGACCCAGTTGTTCCGGATCAGGTAGTCGATCTGCTTCAAGAGGTCCTCCGTGGAGAGAGGCGGCAGGTACGACAGGGTCTCGAACTTCTTGTTGTTCTCAGTCGGCCACACCTGAACAACGACGCACCAATACCATCAGTTTCCTAGCTAGACCTCTTATTGAGTTGCGTTCAGCTCAGTTTTGAACACCACCAAGAATCCAATTCCAGCTAGTAGATTGTTACCTGCATGCACCTGATCCTTCCGCCGTTGCTGACGTACTTGCCGAATCCGGACCTGCTGGAGCGGCGGCTCACGGGGAGTACTCCAGCGGTGGACTTGAGGCCCTGGAAAGGAGCCACGGAGGTGGCCGAGGAGGCCATAACAGTGGGAGCCATGGCTTTACTAGCTACTAGTACTGGTGAGGATGCAGCGCGCAGCAGCAGTGGCTTGAGGCCCTGAGCGCTGGTCCGGAGCGGGGTATAAATAGGCGGACCGGCGGGGCACTGGAAGGCGGCGGTTGGCTGATCCGGGGATAGATGTGCAAAGAGTGGCTGCCGTTCGCC from Panicum hallii strain FIL2 chromosome 3, PHallii_v3.1, whole genome shotgun sequence encodes:
- the LOC112888010 gene encoding ribulose bisphosphate carboxylase small chain A, chloroplastic-like, whose amino-acid sequence is MAPTVMASSATSVAPFQGLKSTAGVLPVSRRSSRSGFGKYVSNGGRIRCMQVWPTENNKKFETLSYLPPLSTEDLLKQIDYLIRNNWVPCLEFSKVGFVFRENATSPGYYDGRYWTMWKLPMFGCTDATQVYAELEEAKKAYPDHYIRILGFDNVRQVQCVMFLAYKPPSSE